One window from the genome of [Mycobacterium] stephanolepidis encodes:
- a CDS encoding MmpS family transport accessory protein — MVLVLAIAGFAVWRIRSIFGSQQLPTYAGSMTDDKNNSKPKHVVYEIFGPPGTVADINYIDKEGEPHQINGAVLPWSIEIITTAPSMTGNILAQTRNADGLGCRITANDEKKDERYTNEVSAYVYCFVKSA, encoded by the coding sequence TGTGGCGCATTCGCAGCATCTTCGGCTCGCAGCAGCTGCCCACCTACGCCGGCAGCATGACCGACGACAAAAACAACTCCAAGCCCAAGCATGTGGTCTACGAGATCTTCGGGCCGCCCGGAACCGTCGCCGACATCAACTACATCGACAAAGAGGGCGAACCGCATCAGATCAATGGCGCGGTCTTGCCGTGGTCGATCGAGATCATCACGACGGCACCGTCGATGACGGGAAACATCTTGGCGCAGACACGCAATGCCGATGGGCTGGGCTGCCGTATCACGGCCAATGACGAGAAAAAAGATGAAAGGTATACCAACGAGGTGAGCGCCTACGTCTACTGCTTTGTGAAGTCTGCATGA
- a CDS encoding MMPL/RND family transporter: MSGAHGGGEPTFLAKWIRRLSIPILIFWVLLVVLFGTQKSLDTVGKEQTVSLSPQSAPSMQAMKHMGQMFKESDSDSVAMIVLEGQERLGPGAHKFYDEMVTQLRADAKHVQHVQDFWGDPLTEAGAQSTDGKATYVQVNLAGNMGETLSNESTEAVRDIVKKVEANWTKDGAKLPDGLTVYVTGPGALQTDMNHAGDGSLKLITALTFLVIVVMLLFFYRSIFTVIMVFLFVGVQLSVARGVIAFLGDHQIIGLSTFAVNLLVMLSIAAGTDYAIFLIGRYQEARAMGSDKEAAYYEMFHGTAHVILGSGLTIAGAMYCLSFTRMPYFQSLGVPCSVGLLTGVLVSLTMGPALITIGSRFGLFEPKRAMRIRTWRKIGTTIVRWPGPVLAAALAIAIIGLAALPGYRTSYDDKKYIPKDIPANAGFEAAGRHFSQARMSPEMLLIESDHDMRNSADFLVIDKVAKAVFRVPGIARVQAITRPQGTPIEHTSIPFLISMQSVGQLQNMKLMKDRMADMKVQADKMGENVVIMKRTLANMTTMAGITHSLVGDMHTLQGTIHEMRDSISNFDDWFRPIRNYLYWEKHCFDIPMCWAMRSIFDTLDKIDEMTETMDGMVVNMERMDQLMPKMVSDMSAMVPIMEDMQKMMLTQHSTMSGFYNQMDEMSQNSTAMGKAFDAAKNDDSFYLPPEIFDNADFKRGLKSFLSPDGKAVRMIISHRGDPATPEGLAHVEPIKQAAIEAVKGTPLEDAKIELGGTAAVFKDMSDGARYDLMIAGISALCLIFLIMLLITRSFVAALVIVGTVALSLGASFGLSVIIWQYIFGIELHWLVMQMAIIVLLAVGSDYNLLLVSRLKEELHGGLKTGIIRSMGGTGSVVTSAGLVFAFTMAVMVVSDLRIIGQVGTTIALGLLFDTLIVRSFMTPAIATILGRWFWWPLNVRTRPLPPPKTPPQPASVSTGHGDDPVTTEFPRPSV, encoded by the coding sequence ATGAGCGGGGCACACGGCGGCGGGGAGCCTACCTTCCTGGCCAAATGGATTCGGCGCCTGTCGATTCCCATCCTTATCTTCTGGGTGCTGTTGGTCGTGCTCTTCGGGACGCAGAAATCGCTCGACACGGTCGGTAAAGAACAGACAGTTTCGCTGAGCCCACAAAGTGCGCCGTCCATGCAGGCGATGAAGCACATGGGCCAGATGTTCAAGGAGTCTGACTCCGACAGCGTGGCGATGATCGTGCTCGAGGGGCAGGAACGCCTGGGCCCGGGAGCGCACAAGTTCTACGACGAAATGGTGACGCAGCTGCGCGCTGACGCCAAACACGTCCAGCACGTCCAGGATTTCTGGGGTGATCCGCTGACCGAGGCGGGTGCCCAGAGTACTGACGGCAAGGCCACCTACGTGCAGGTGAACCTCGCCGGAAACATGGGCGAGACGCTGTCCAACGAGTCCACCGAAGCGGTTCGCGACATCGTCAAAAAGGTCGAGGCGAACTGGACCAAGGACGGCGCCAAGCTGCCCGACGGGCTCACGGTGTACGTCACCGGCCCCGGCGCGTTGCAGACCGATATGAACCACGCGGGTGACGGCAGTCTCAAGCTGATCACCGCGCTCACGTTCCTGGTCATCGTGGTGATGCTGCTGTTCTTCTATCGATCGATCTTCACCGTGATCATGGTGTTCCTCTTCGTGGGCGTTCAGCTGAGCGTGGCGCGAGGTGTCATCGCGTTCCTGGGTGACCATCAGATCATCGGGTTGTCGACCTTCGCGGTAAACCTGCTGGTGATGCTCTCGATCGCGGCCGGTACCGACTACGCCATCTTCTTGATCGGCCGATACCAGGAAGCCCGGGCCATGGGGTCGGACAAAGAGGCGGCCTATTACGAGATGTTCCATGGCACGGCTCACGTCATTCTGGGCTCAGGCCTCACGATCGCCGGCGCCATGTACTGCCTGAGTTTCACGCGTATGCCCTACTTCCAAAGCCTCGGCGTGCCGTGCTCGGTCGGTCTGCTCACCGGTGTCCTGGTGTCGTTGACAATGGGGCCGGCGCTGATCACCATCGGAAGCCGCTTTGGACTGTTCGAGCCCAAGCGCGCCATGCGTATTCGCACCTGGCGCAAGATCGGGACCACGATCGTGCGCTGGCCCGGACCGGTGCTCGCGGCCGCGTTGGCGATTGCCATCATTGGCCTGGCGGCGCTGCCCGGATATCGGACCAGCTACGACGACAAGAAGTACATCCCCAAGGACATCCCCGCCAATGCCGGATTCGAAGCAGCGGGGCGGCATTTCTCGCAGGCCCGGATGAGTCCGGAAATGCTCCTCATCGAGTCCGATCACGACATGCGTAACTCGGCGGACTTCCTGGTTATCGACAAGGTCGCAAAGGCTGTCTTCCGTGTACCGGGAATCGCTCGTGTGCAAGCGATTACGCGCCCACAGGGCACGCCGATCGAGCACACCTCCATTCCGTTCCTCATCAGCATGCAGAGCGTGGGTCAGCTGCAGAACATGAAGCTGATGAAGGACCGCATGGCCGATATGAAGGTCCAGGCCGACAAGATGGGCGAGAACGTCGTCATCATGAAGCGGACGCTCGCCAACATGACGACGATGGCGGGCATCACCCACTCGCTCGTCGGCGACATGCACACCTTGCAGGGCACTATTCACGAGATGCGGGACAGCATCTCGAACTTCGATGACTGGTTCCGCCCGATCCGCAACTACCTGTACTGGGAGAAGCACTGCTTCGACATACCCATGTGCTGGGCCATGCGGTCGATCTTCGACACCCTCGACAAGATCGACGAAATGACCGAAACCATGGACGGCATGGTCGTCAACATGGAGCGGATGGATCAGCTGATGCCCAAGATGGTGTCGGACATGTCGGCAATGGTCCCCATCATGGAAGACATGCAGAAGATGATGCTGACGCAGCACAGCACCATGTCTGGTTTCTATAACCAAATGGACGAGATGAGTCAGAACTCGACCGCCATGGGTAAGGCGTTCGATGCTGCCAAGAATGACGACTCGTTCTATCTGCCGCCGGAGATCTTCGACAACGCCGACTTCAAACGCGGTCTGAAATCGTTCCTATCGCCGGACGGCAAGGCGGTCCGGATGATCATCTCGCACCGAGGAGATCCCGCTACGCCCGAAGGCCTTGCGCACGTCGAGCCGATCAAGCAGGCCGCGATCGAGGCCGTCAAGGGCACACCCCTCGAGGATGCCAAGATCGAACTGGGCGGCACCGCGGCCGTGTTCAAGGACATGTCCGATGGTGCGCGCTACGACCTGATGATCGCCGGCATCTCCGCGCTGTGCCTCATCTTCCTGATCATGCTGCTCATCACGCGGAGCTTCGTGGCAGCGCTGGTCATCGTGGGCACGGTCGCACTGTCCCTCGGTGCCTCATTCGGTTTGTCGGTCATCATCTGGCAGTACATCTTTGGCATCGAATTGCATTGGCTTGTCATGCAAATGGCCATCATCGTGCTCCTTGCGGTGGGCTCCGACTACAACCTGCTCTTGGTCTCCCGACTCAAAGAGGAGCTACACGGCGGCCTGAAAACCGGCATCATCCGCTCAATGGGTGGTACCGGAAGTGTGGTGACATCCGCGGGTCTGGTGTTCGCCTTCACCATGGCCGTCATGGTGGTCAGCGACCTGCGAATCATCGGGCAGGTCGGGACGACCATCGCACTGGGCCTGTTGTTCGACACGCTCATCGTGCGCTCCTTCATGACCCCGGCCATCGCGACGATCCTCGGCCGCTGGTTCTGGTGGCCGCTGAACGTGCGCACCCGGCCACTGCCGCCGCCGAAGACACCTCCTCAACCGGCGTCTGTCAGTACAGGACATGGTGATGATCCGGTGACTACCGAGTTCCCGAGGCCATCTGTCTGA
- a CDS encoding MmpS family transport accessory protein, translating into MARVWVPLVVLVVISVAAFGVYRLHGVFGSTSINSAVGIKDDSKNIIPKDIVYEIFGPAGTKGEVNYLDDRAQPQRAQFTTLPWTLTITTTMTSVFANVVAMGDSDEIGCRILSNGEVKDEQTVSNHNAQVFCMVKSA; encoded by the coding sequence TTGGCGCGGGTATGGGTCCCGCTCGTTGTTCTGGTGGTGATCTCGGTCGCCGCGTTCGGTGTCTATCGGCTTCACGGTGTGTTCGGCTCGACCAGTATCAATTCGGCGGTCGGCATCAAGGATGACTCCAAGAACATCATCCCCAAAGACATCGTCTATGAAATCTTCGGTCCCGCAGGGACAAAGGGCGAGGTCAACTATCTCGATGATCGGGCGCAACCGCAGCGCGCCCAATTCACCACACTGCCGTGGACGTTAACCATCACGACGACGATGACTTCTGTCTTCGCCAATGTCGTCGCGATGGGGGATAGCGATGAAATCGGCTGCCGCATCTTGTCCAACGGCGAAGTAAAGGACGAACAGACTGTGTCCAACCACAACGCCCAAGTCTTCTGCATGGTGAAATCCGCATGA
- a CDS encoding MMPL/RND family transporter codes for MSTHSAPTNGATQKPSRIARFIHTFSVPIILAWLVLTVIVNVVVPQLEEVGKEHSVSLASKDAPSYQAIKRQGELFQQFKDDSMVMVLLESDTKFSTDMNDKAHTFYRELVKRLRADTKHVEYAQDFWGDRITAGGAQSVDEKSAYVQLNLRGDQGTTEGKESVTAVQDIVAKLIDESKKNGTYPDGLKVFVTGQAALTMDMNDAGDKSMLKMTGITFIVIAVMLLLIYRSITTVLLILFMVFVELGAARGVVAILGNAEIIGLSTFAVNLLTSLAIAAGTDYAIFQIGRCHELRAEGRDRLESFYIMYHSVSPVILGSGLTIAGATFCLKFTRLPYFESLGVPCAIGMLVVVAASLTIGPAVILIATKFGLLESKRTIKSRGWRKIGTAIVRWPGPILAVTMIVAIVGLGILPTYSVNYNDRYYIPTGLPSIQGFQASDRHFSKARMNPDILIVEADKDLRTPANMLVLDRIAKNVFRTEGINKVQSMTRPMGAPIDHSSVPFQVSMQSVSMTENMNYLKNSMADMLKMADDLGSMIAIIERMYSIMKELVDVTHDLAGVSTELQGTVHEMRDNISNFDDQFRPLRNYFYWDKHCFDIPMCWSMRSIFDTLDGIDKMAENMDGMVKDINRMDKLMPQMVEQLPPMIAITKNMRNTMLTMYSTMNGMIGQMDRMTDTATVMGQAFDEAKNDDFFYLPPEAFDNEDFKKGVKLMMSPDGKAAQFIITHEGDYASKESLANTEVELKAAKNAIKGTPLDEAKLYLGGTAPTYHDIGEMVKYDLMIAVIASLCLIFVIMLVITRSIVAAFTIVGTIAISLGASFGLSVLLWQHILGLQLHWFVLPFTVIILLAVGSDYNLLLVSRFKEELHGGLNTAILRGVGGSGSVATQAGLVFAFTMGSMITSDLIAIGQAGSAICLGLLFDTFIIRAFMTPAIAALMGRWFWWPMKVSKYATDPPPPPVPVERQDPPPPAPVPVGSGPVHDEAVTTEFPRPAI; via the coding sequence ATGAGCACACATAGCGCTCCCACGAATGGCGCAACTCAAAAGCCTTCGCGCATAGCGCGTTTCATTCACACCTTCTCCGTACCGATCATTCTTGCCTGGCTGGTGTTGACGGTCATCGTCAACGTCGTCGTGCCACAGCTCGAAGAGGTCGGCAAGGAGCACTCCGTGTCGTTGGCGTCCAAGGACGCACCGTCATATCAGGCCATCAAGCGTCAAGGTGAGCTGTTCCAGCAGTTCAAAGACGACAGCATGGTGATGGTCTTGCTGGAGAGCGACACCAAGTTCTCCACCGATATGAACGACAAGGCGCACACGTTCTACCGCGAGTTGGTCAAACGACTGCGTGCCGACACCAAGCACGTGGAATACGCCCAGGACTTCTGGGGCGACCGCATCACCGCCGGTGGAGCGCAGAGTGTCGACGAAAAATCTGCTTACGTTCAGCTGAATCTCCGTGGGGACCAAGGCACGACAGAAGGCAAAGAATCCGTCACGGCGGTCCAGGACATCGTCGCCAAGCTCATTGACGAGAGCAAGAAGAACGGTACGTATCCCGACGGGCTCAAGGTCTTCGTCACCGGCCAGGCCGCGCTGACGATGGACATGAACGACGCCGGCGACAAGAGCATGCTCAAGATGACGGGTATCACCTTCATCGTCATCGCCGTGATGCTGCTCCTTATTTACCGGTCCATCACGACGGTGCTGCTCATCCTGTTCATGGTGTTCGTCGAGTTGGGTGCCGCTCGCGGCGTGGTCGCAATCCTCGGCAATGCCGAAATCATCGGCCTATCGACGTTCGCGGTGAATCTGCTGACGTCCTTGGCCATCGCGGCCGGGACCGACTATGCGATCTTCCAGATCGGCCGTTGTCACGAGCTAAGGGCCGAAGGCAGGGACCGGCTCGAATCCTTCTACATCATGTATCACAGTGTCTCGCCGGTGATTCTGGGCTCGGGCCTCACCATCGCGGGCGCCACGTTCTGTCTGAAATTCACGCGCCTTCCGTACTTCGAGTCGCTGGGTGTGCCGTGTGCGATCGGCATGCTGGTGGTGGTGGCGGCCTCGCTCACCATCGGGCCAGCGGTGATTCTGATAGCGACTAAGTTCGGGCTGTTGGAGTCCAAGCGCACCATCAAGAGCCGCGGATGGCGCAAGATCGGCACCGCCATCGTGCGCTGGCCTGGACCGATTCTGGCCGTCACGATGATCGTCGCGATCGTCGGATTGGGCATCCTGCCCACGTACTCGGTCAACTACAACGACCGGTACTACATCCCGACCGGCCTACCGTCGATTCAGGGCTTCCAGGCGTCCGACCGGCACTTCTCGAAGGCGAGAATGAACCCCGACATCCTGATCGTCGAGGCGGACAAGGATCTGCGCACCCCGGCCAACATGTTGGTGCTGGACCGGATCGCCAAGAACGTCTTCCGCACCGAGGGCATCAACAAGGTGCAGAGCATGACCCGCCCGATGGGCGCACCTATCGACCACAGCTCAGTGCCCTTCCAAGTGAGTATGCAATCGGTATCGATGACCGAGAACATGAATTACTTGAAGAACAGCATGGCCGATATGTTGAAGATGGCCGACGACCTGGGCTCGATGATCGCGATCATCGAACGCATGTACAGCATTATGAAAGAGCTAGTCGACGTGACGCACGATCTCGCGGGCGTCAGCACGGAATTGCAAGGCACTGTTCACGAAATGCGAGACAACATCTCCAATTTCGATGATCAATTCCGGCCGTTGCGCAACTACTTCTATTGGGATAAGCACTGCTTTGATATTCCGATGTGCTGGTCGATGCGATCCATATTCGACACTCTCGACGGCATCGACAAAATGGCCGAGAACATGGACGGCATGGTCAAGGACATCAACAGGATGGACAAGCTCATGCCACAAATGGTGGAGCAGCTTCCACCGATGATTGCCATCACCAAGAACATGCGGAACACCATGCTGACCATGTACAGCACGATGAACGGCATGATCGGCCAGATGGACCGCATGACCGATACCGCAACGGTGATGGGTCAGGCGTTCGACGAGGCGAAGAATGACGACTTCTTCTACTTGCCGCCGGAAGCCTTCGATAACGAGGACTTCAAGAAGGGCGTCAAGCTCATGATGTCCCCGGACGGCAAGGCTGCGCAGTTCATCATCACGCACGAGGGTGACTACGCCAGCAAGGAGTCGCTCGCCAACACCGAGGTCGAACTCAAGGCCGCCAAGAATGCCATCAAGGGCACCCCGCTGGACGAGGCCAAGCTCTATCTCGGCGGCACGGCACCGACCTATCACGACATCGGCGAGATGGTGAAGTACGACCTGATGATCGCGGTGATCGCGTCGCTGTGCCTGATCTTCGTCATCATGCTGGTCATCACGCGAAGTATCGTGGCGGCGTTCACGATCGTCGGGACCATCGCGATATCGCTGGGCGCATCCTTCGGCCTGTCGGTGTTGCTGTGGCAGCACATTCTTGGCCTGCAGCTGCACTGGTTCGTGCTGCCGTTCACCGTCATCATCTTGTTGGCGGTCGGATCGGACTACAACCTGCTGTTGGTGTCCAGATTCAAGGAAGAGCTGCACGGTGGGCTCAACACCGCGATCCTTCGGGGTGTGGGCGGATCGGGAAGTGTGGCCACCCAGGCCGGTCTGGTGTTCGCGTTCACCATGGGTTCGATGATCACCAGCGATCTGATCGCGATCGGCCAAGCCGGATCGGCCATCTGCCTGGGTCTGCTCTTCGACACCTTCATCATCCGGGCATTCATGACTCCGGCAATCGCCGCCCTCATGGGTCGATGGTTCTGGTGGCCCATG